In a genomic window of Longimicrobium terrae:
- a CDS encoding DUF3108 domain-containing protein, whose translation MKSYIRSLRGVAAVALTAVLAAGAADASAQQARLPFRAGELATYQVKLAGASVGQGTLQVVGLETIRGEQTFHTRMTINGRVTLARVEDVYESWIDTDGLFSRRFHQNLHEVRYRRNRTYDFFPENRTYRRENGSTGTIPTNQPLDDLSFLYYARTLPLEVGAVYTLPRYFKASGNPVVLRVVRRETVSVPAGRFRTIVVQPVIKTDGLFGEGGQAEVFLSDDEHRIPVLIRSRVPIVGSLTMLLRTFRPGT comes from the coding sequence ATGAAGTCATATATCCGTTCCCTGCGCGGCGTTGCGGCCGTTGCGCTCACCGCCGTGCTGGCGGCCGGCGCGGCGGATGCGTCCGCGCAGCAGGCCCGCCTTCCGTTCCGCGCGGGCGAGCTGGCCACGTACCAGGTGAAGCTGGCCGGGGCCTCGGTGGGGCAGGGCACGCTGCAGGTGGTGGGGCTGGAGACCATCCGCGGCGAGCAGACCTTTCACACGCGCATGACCATCAACGGCCGCGTGACGCTGGCCCGCGTGGAAGACGTGTACGAAAGCTGGATCGACACCGACGGGCTGTTCTCGCGCCGGTTCCACCAGAACCTGCACGAAGTCCGCTATCGCCGGAACCGCACGTACGACTTCTTTCCGGAGAACCGCACGTACCGGCGCGAAAACGGCAGCACGGGAACCATTCCCACCAACCAGCCGCTGGACGACCTGTCGTTCCTGTACTACGCGCGTACGCTGCCGCTGGAGGTCGGCGCCGTGTACACGCTGCCCCGCTACTTCAAGGCGAGCGGAAACCCGGTGGTGCTGCGCGTCGTGCGCCGTGAGACGGTGAGCGTTCCCGCGGGGCGCTTCCGCACCATCGTGGTGCAGCCGGTGATCAAGACGGACGGGCTGTTCGGCGAAGGCGGGCAGGCGGAGGTGTTCCTTTCGGATGACGAGCACCGCATTCCGGTGCTCATCCGCAGCCGCGTGCCGATCGTGGGGTCGCTGACCATGCTTCTGCGCACGTTCCGCCCCGGCACCTGA
- a CDS encoding glycosyltransferase family 2 protein produces MIYICIPALNEAQTVGVLLWRIRQVMAEFGRDYHLLVVDDGSTDDTAEVLAPYARVLPLTVVRHERNRGYAAAVETLAREAVARSTHPKRDSAVFLQADFTEPPEEIPALVRRIEGGADVVGSAVSTVEGEVTRGMRWSRAGLPWLLKRSAVPREITDPFSGFRAYRLQVLKRALADVEGKPLLSRAGWAANAELLVRVAPHVRRAEQAEVGLRYTRRDRESRFRPWDAVREAWALARLAPGRSRAVRPAEERDTLAEREVPAATPDRMSAADLRAARDARDARPRTRAASPPPSTEAAAPEARPPREPRPRREKPPRPEPAVDAVAVDEDAIAAPVAEIEEMDAAPAVDGAEDAPRKAKRKPRRRKSARARAAAAEGSPGEMDASGADPSSADESGVDRSEEGGPRAEGGEGVAMDSAAALNDGSAPEEGAAPARRRPRRPRRRKPAASREGGDAAEGAPAPVPESEG; encoded by the coding sequence TTGATCTACATCTGCATCCCCGCGCTGAACGAGGCGCAGACCGTGGGCGTCCTTCTGTGGCGCATCCGGCAGGTCATGGCCGAGTTCGGGCGGGACTACCACCTGCTCGTGGTGGACGACGGCAGCACCGACGACACGGCCGAGGTCCTGGCCCCCTATGCCCGCGTGCTGCCGCTTACGGTGGTGCGCCACGAGCGCAACCGGGGATACGCCGCCGCGGTCGAGACGCTGGCGCGCGAGGCGGTCGCCCGCAGCACGCATCCCAAGCGCGATTCCGCCGTCTTTCTGCAGGCGGACTTCACCGAGCCGCCGGAAGAGATTCCGGCGCTGGTGCGGCGCATCGAGGGCGGCGCGGACGTGGTGGGCTCCGCCGTGAGCACGGTGGAGGGTGAGGTCACGCGCGGGATGCGCTGGTCCCGCGCCGGGCTTCCCTGGCTGCTCAAGCGCAGCGCCGTTCCGCGGGAGATCACCGACCCGTTCAGCGGGTTCCGCGCGTACCGGCTGCAGGTGCTGAAGCGCGCCCTGGCGGACGTGGAAGGCAAGCCGCTGCTGTCGCGGGCTGGATGGGCGGCGAACGCCGAACTGCTGGTGCGCGTGGCGCCGCACGTGCGCCGCGCCGAGCAGGCCGAGGTGGGGCTGCGCTACACGCGGCGCGACCGCGAATCGCGCTTCCGCCCGTGGGACGCCGTGCGCGAGGCGTGGGCGCTGGCTCGCCTGGCGCCCGGCCGTTCGCGCGCCGTGCGCCCCGCGGAGGAGCGCGACACGCTGGCGGAGCGCGAAGTGCCCGCCGCCACGCCGGACCGCATGTCCGCCGCGGACCTGCGCGCCGCGCGCGACGCCCGCGATGCGCGCCCCCGCACGCGCGCGGCCTCACCGCCGCCGTCCACCGAGGCCGCGGCACCGGAGGCCCGCCCGCCGCGCGAGCCGCGCCCCCGCCGCGAAAAGCCGCCCCGTCCCGAGCCGGCCGTGGATGCCGTCGCGGTGGATGAGGACGCGATCGCGGCTCCGGTGGCGGAGATCGAGGAGATGGACGCGGCTCCGGCCGTGGACGGAGCGGAAGACGCCCCGCGCAAGGCCAAGCGCAAGCCGCGGCGGCGCAAGTCGGCGCGCGCGCGGGCGGCCGCGGCGGAGGGATCGCCCGGCGAGATGGATGCGTCCGGCGCGGATCCGTCGTCCGCGGACGAGTCCGGCGTGGATCGTTCGGAGGAAGGTGGACCGCGGGCGGAGGGCGGCGAGGGTGTCGCGATGGACTCCGCTGCGGCGTTGAACGACGGCTCGGCCCCGGAAGAGGGCGCAGCGCCCGCACGGCGCAGGCCCCGGCGGCCGCGCCGCAGAAAGCCCGCCGCCTCCCGCGAAGGTGGGGACGCGGCGGAGGGGGCACCGGCCCCCGTTCCTGAAAGCGAAGGGTAG
- a CDS encoding lysophospholipid acyltransferase family protein, translating into MADNKGRRSPARRRLEYGLARALERAVSTLPEGMADAFGRRLGGTIYRLGLRRGVVMDNLRLAFPELSDRERTRLARASYQHLGREAAAMLRLSRLDPAAVVERTVTRGWDEMEEALSEGKGVMLVTGHYGNWEIAAAAVAARGIPISAIVRRQGNRMVDARLDETRKRLGIETILQKEAPLRVPRALRKNGVVGIVADQDARRSGVFVPFFGTPASTHRGPALFAVRFGAPVFACVARRLPGPGVRYEVSGTRVPVTRTGDLEADIQTLTAELALRLEGSIREAPEQYFWFHRRWKTRPKPEPAAREQGIAEVDGPDPDHES; encoded by the coding sequence TTGGCGGACAACAAAGGACGGCGGAGCCCGGCGCGGCGCCGCCTTGAATACGGCCTGGCGCGCGCGTTGGAGCGGGCGGTCAGCACCCTTCCCGAGGGGATGGCCGACGCCTTCGGACGGCGGCTGGGCGGCACCATCTACCGCCTGGGCCTGCGCCGCGGCGTGGTGATGGACAATCTGCGCCTCGCCTTTCCCGAGCTTTCCGACCGGGAGCGGACCCGGCTGGCGCGGGCCTCCTACCAGCACCTGGGCCGGGAGGCCGCGGCCATGCTGCGGCTGAGCCGGCTGGACCCCGCCGCGGTCGTGGAGCGGACGGTCACGCGCGGGTGGGACGAGATGGAAGAAGCGCTGTCCGAGGGCAAGGGCGTGATGCTCGTCACCGGGCACTACGGCAACTGGGAGATCGCCGCCGCCGCCGTGGCCGCGCGCGGGATCCCCATCTCCGCCATCGTCCGCCGGCAGGGCAACCGCATGGTGGACGCGCGGCTGGATGAGACGCGCAAGCGCCTGGGGATCGAGACGATCCTGCAGAAGGAGGCGCCGCTCCGGGTGCCGCGCGCGCTGCGCAAGAACGGCGTCGTCGGCATCGTGGCGGACCAGGACGCGCGCCGCTCCGGCGTCTTTGTCCCCTTCTTCGGCACGCCCGCATCCACGCACCGCGGCCCGGCGCTCTTTGCCGTGCGCTTCGGCGCGCCGGTGTTCGCCTGTGTCGCGCGCCGTCTTCCGGGGCCCGGCGTGCGCTACGAAGTAAGCGGAACGCGCGTTCCGGTGACGCGCACGGGAGACCTGGAAGCGGACATCCAGACGCTGACGGCGGAGCTGGCGCTGCGGCTGGAAGGCAGCATCCGCGAGGCCCCGGAGCAGTACTTCTGGTTCCACCGCCGATGGAAAACCCGGCCGAAACCGGAACCCGCCGCGCGCGAACAGGGTATCGCTGAGGTTGATGGGCCCGACCCCGACCACGAGAGCTGA
- the aroB gene encoding 3-dehydroquinate synthase produces the protein MSTPHRVKVSLPEANSRGYEVLVGSGLFASLATALSRFCPAHRYAVVTDDRVAELYAVRLSRMLHSAGHRTDVFAFTSGEAQKTRETWSLVSDAMMESGCGRDTAVIAFGGGVPGDLGGFVAATYMRGLPLVQVPTTLLAMIDASVGGKTGVDTPAGKNLVGAFHQPQCVLIDPEMLQTLPDAHLRSGMAEAVKHGAIADAEYLDWIEDNVESLLAADPQALSRLIMRSVEIKAEIVASDVMECGPRKLLNFGHTIGHAVETLSGYALLHGEAVAVGMVEEARIGERAGVTAAGTSARLRRVLTRLGLPTSLPIDFGADAVVQHTRLDKKARAGRVEYSLIQDFGRPFIGPAGVWGHPVADETVAEVLAGVGSRG, from the coding sequence ATGAGCACGCCCCACAGGGTCAAAGTTTCTCTTCCCGAAGCCAACTCGCGCGGCTACGAGGTGCTGGTGGGCTCCGGGCTGTTCGCCAGCCTGGCCACCGCGCTGTCGCGGTTCTGTCCGGCGCACCGCTACGCCGTGGTCACCGACGACCGCGTGGCGGAGCTGTACGCCGTGCGACTGTCGCGCATGCTGCACTCCGCCGGGCACCGCACCGACGTCTTCGCCTTCACCTCCGGCGAGGCGCAGAAGACGCGCGAAACGTGGTCGCTGGTGAGCGACGCCATGATGGAGTCCGGATGCGGGCGCGACACGGCGGTCATCGCCTTTGGCGGCGGCGTGCCGGGCGACCTGGGCGGCTTCGTGGCGGCCACGTACATGCGCGGGCTGCCGCTGGTGCAGGTGCCCACCACGCTGCTGGCCATGATCGACGCTTCCGTGGGCGGCAAGACGGGGGTGGACACGCCGGCGGGCAAGAACCTGGTGGGCGCGTTCCATCAGCCGCAGTGCGTGCTCATCGACCCCGAGATGCTGCAGACGCTGCCCGACGCGCACCTGCGGTCGGGGATGGCCGAGGCCGTCAAGCACGGCGCCATCGCCGACGCGGAGTACCTGGACTGGATCGAGGACAACGTCGAATCCCTCCTGGCCGCGGACCCGCAGGCGCTCAGCCGGCTCATCATGCGGTCGGTGGAGATCAAGGCCGAGATCGTGGCCAGCGACGTGATGGAGTGCGGGCCGCGCAAGCTGCTCAACTTCGGCCACACCATCGGCCACGCGGTGGAAACGCTCTCCGGCTACGCGCTGCTGCACGGCGAGGCGGTGGCGGTGGGGATGGTGGAGGAAGCGCGCATCGGCGAGCGCGCCGGGGTGACCGCGGCGGGGACGTCCGCGCGGCTGCGGCGCGTCCTTACCCGGCTGGGGCTGCCGACGTCGCTGCCCATCGACTTTGGCGCGGACGCGGTGGTGCAGCACACGCGGCTGGACAAGAAGGCGCGCGCGGGCCGGGTGGAGTATTCCCTCATCCAGGACTTCGGGCGGCCCTTCATCGGCCCTGCCGGCGTATGGGGACACCCGGTGGCGGACGAAACCGTCGCCGAGGTGCTGGCCGGGGTGGGCAGCCGGGGCTGA
- a CDS encoding carboxylate-amine ligase produces MAAGEQYTVGVEEEYQLVDARSAELRSRARYVIATDWTGELKPEMQEHTVEVETRVCEGTSCVRDDLARLRFTAAIAAEAEGTRVVAAGTHPFSPAEGHVFNPAPVYQALRTQYRRLAESQAIFGMHVHVGLPPGTDRARVCNIVRLHLPVLLALSASSPLWVGDDTGHASYRSVLWRRWPRSGAPPRFRDDAEYAALVRWLTDSGRIDGPGRIYWELRPHHVYPTVEIRVADCTPRLQDAVLIASLARVIVAGAAEGVLRESPLPESFLQPLMSDNGWRASRHGPTAELADVERAEPGTITAADAALRLAERLAGVAKELGEGEELARLPALLRDGGAAAAIRARAQSLDGDLAAVTHWLADETVLGAGMDRRARLRLEDTV; encoded by the coding sequence ATGGCAGCCGGAGAGCAGTATACGGTCGGGGTGGAGGAAGAGTACCAGCTGGTGGACGCGCGTTCCGCGGAACTGCGCAGCCGCGCGCGGTACGTGATCGCCACCGACTGGACGGGCGAGCTGAAGCCGGAAATGCAGGAGCACACCGTGGAGGTGGAAACCCGGGTGTGCGAGGGAACCAGCTGCGTCCGCGACGACCTGGCCCGCCTTCGCTTCACCGCCGCCATCGCCGCGGAGGCCGAGGGCACCCGCGTGGTGGCGGCCGGCACGCACCCGTTCAGCCCGGCGGAGGGGCACGTCTTCAACCCCGCGCCGGTGTACCAGGCGCTCCGGACGCAGTACCGCAGGCTGGCGGAGTCGCAGGCCATCTTCGGCATGCACGTGCACGTGGGGCTGCCGCCGGGGACGGACCGGGCGCGGGTGTGCAACATCGTCCGCCTGCACCTGCCCGTGCTGCTGGCGCTGAGCGCCTCGTCGCCGCTGTGGGTGGGCGACGACACGGGACACGCCTCGTACCGCTCCGTGCTGTGGCGCCGCTGGCCCCGCTCCGGCGCGCCGCCCCGCTTTCGCGACGACGCGGAGTACGCGGCGCTGGTGCGGTGGCTGACGGACTCCGGGCGCATCGACGGGCCCGGGCGCATCTACTGGGAACTGCGCCCGCACCACGTCTATCCCACGGTGGAGATCCGTGTGGCGGACTGCACGCCCCGGCTGCAGGACGCGGTGCTTATCGCCTCGCTGGCGCGCGTCATTGTCGCGGGCGCGGCGGAGGGCGTGCTGAGGGAGTCGCCGCTCCCCGAGTCGTTTCTGCAGCCGCTGATGAGCGACAACGGATGGCGCGCCAGCCGGCACGGCCCCACGGCGGAGCTGGCGGACGTGGAGCGCGCGGAGCCGGGCACCATCACCGCGGCCGACGCGGCGCTGCGGCTGGCGGAGCGGCTGGCCGGGGTGGCGAAGGAACTGGGAGAAGGGGAGGAGCTGGCGCGGCTGCCGGCGCTGCTGCGGGACGGCGGCGCGGCCGCCGCGATCCGCGCCCGGGCACAGTCGCTGGATGGCGACCTTGCCGCGGTGACGCACTGGCTGGCGGATGAGACCGTCTTGGGCGCGGGGATGGACCGCCGCGCCCGGCTGAGACTCGAGGATACGGTATGA
- the folK gene encoding 2-amino-4-hydroxy-6-hydroxymethyldihydropteridine diphosphokinase: MAEEAEILIGAGANLGDPVGQLREAVQMLARTIAIHRISSLYRTEPVGHRDQPDFHNLVLAARTVLAPEAVLAQLQAVEAALGRERTFANAPRTLDLDLLAYGEVVMDTPALILPHPRMHLRGFVLHPLVEIAPEWRHPVQGHTARELLSCASALERVERAGALFHAGHPLAPAPPSG; this comes from the coding sequence ATGGCGGAAGAAGCGGAGATCCTGATCGGCGCGGGGGCCAACCTGGGCGACCCGGTGGGGCAGCTTCGCGAGGCCGTGCAGATGCTGGCGCGGACGATCGCCATCCACCGGATCTCCTCGCTGTACCGCACGGAGCCGGTGGGGCACCGCGACCAGCCGGACTTTCACAACCTGGTGCTCGCCGCGCGTACGGTGCTCGCCCCCGAGGCGGTGCTGGCGCAGTTGCAGGCGGTGGAGGCGGCGCTGGGGCGGGAGCGCACCTTCGCAAACGCGCCGCGCACGCTGGACCTGGACCTGCTCGCGTACGGGGAAGTGGTGATGGACACGCCCGCCCTCATCCTGCCGCATCCGCGCATGCACCTGCGCGGATTCGTGCTCCATCCGCTGGTGGAGATCGCGCCGGAGTGGCGGCATCCCGTGCAGGGACATACGGCGCGGGAGTTGCTTTCCTGCGCCTCCGCACTGGAGCGCGTGGAGCGGGCCGGTGCGCTGTTCCACGCGGGGCACCCGCTTGCCCCCGCGCCCCCGTCCGGCTAA
- a CDS encoding RagB/SusD family nutrient uptake outer membrane protein, translating to MRIRKISLGLFAAAALAACDNPLDTNPTASIPSGEALDTPEEVRVAVNGMYDAYSVGDLDRNLLVFPDLYSDNFGFQDTYTSDEEVSIKTIRSTNTGVRDIWEGAYVGINRANNVLAALDGVDGLDEDEAAQYRGEALYVRAHLYFVLAEFFGGVPLVTEPTLAVSAGNNVPRSTEAQTYALVETDLREAQRLLLNNSPSRRGRATWGSATALLARVNLYARDWADARTFASQVIGSGDYELVDYGDIWNEKNSDESIFELQYTVNDPGPFAGWFLPDTEGGRGSFVASQSLRSIYGDAVEDRELDSRYLVTFLNGSQFIGKYFRISNGDDNYVMLRLAEMYLIRSEAEARLDGNLAQARADIDAVRERAGLAPLDAEAVVSAQQVLRANLQERRREFVGEGYRFFDLRRFRDALPEIGTLVRDQYRADFRLYFPLPQGDLDANPELTQNPGY from the coding sequence ATGAGAATCAGAAAGATCTCCCTCGGGCTGTTCGCGGCCGCGGCGCTGGCCGCGTGCGACAACCCGCTGGACACGAATCCCACCGCTTCGATCCCTTCGGGCGAGGCGCTCGACACCCCGGAAGAGGTGCGTGTCGCGGTAAACGGCATGTACGACGCGTACTCCGTCGGCGACCTTGACCGCAACCTGCTGGTGTTTCCGGACCTGTACTCCGACAACTTCGGATTCCAGGACACGTACACCTCCGATGAAGAGGTGTCGATCAAGACCATCCGGTCCACCAACACCGGCGTGCGCGACATCTGGGAAGGCGCGTACGTGGGCATCAACCGCGCGAACAACGTGCTGGCCGCGCTGGACGGCGTGGACGGGCTGGACGAGGACGAGGCCGCGCAGTACCGCGGCGAGGCGCTCTACGTGCGCGCGCATCTGTACTTCGTGCTGGCCGAGTTCTTCGGCGGCGTGCCGCTGGTGACGGAGCCCACCCTGGCGGTGAGCGCCGGCAACAACGTTCCGCGCTCCACCGAGGCGCAGACGTACGCGCTGGTGGAGACGGACCTGCGCGAGGCGCAGCGCCTGCTGCTCAACAACAGTCCCAGCCGCCGCGGGCGGGCCACCTGGGGCTCGGCCACCGCGCTGCTGGCGCGCGTGAACCTGTACGCCCGCGACTGGGCGGACGCCCGCACCTTTGCGTCGCAGGTCATCGGCTCGGGCGATTACGAGCTGGTGGACTACGGCGACATCTGGAACGAAAAGAACAGCGACGAGTCGATCTTCGAGCTGCAGTACACGGTGAACGATCCGGGCCCGTTCGCGGGGTGGTTCCTTCCGGACACCGAGGGCGGCCGCGGCAGCTTCGTGGCTTCGCAGTCGCTGCGCTCCATCTACGGCGACGCCGTGGAAGACCGGGAGCTGGACTCGCGCTACCTGGTGACGTTCCTGAACGGCTCGCAGTTCATCGGCAAGTACTTCCGCATCAGCAACGGCGACGACAACTACGTCATGCTGCGGCTTGCGGAAATGTACCTGATCCGTTCGGAGGCCGAGGCCCGGCTGGACGGCAACCTGGCGCAGGCGCGTGCCGACATCGACGCGGTTCGCGAGCGCGCCGGGCTGGCTCCGCTGGACGCCGAGGCGGTGGTGAGCGCGCAGCAGGTGCTGCGCGCCAACCTGCAGGAGCGCCGCCGCGAGTTCGTGGGCGAGGGCTACCGGTTCTTTGACCTGCGCCGCTTCCGCGACGCGCTTCCGGAGATCGGCACCCTGGTGCGTGACCAGTACCGCGCGGATTTCCGCCTGTACTTCCCGCTTCCGCAGGGCGACCTGGACGCCAACCCCGAGCTGACCCAGAACCCCGGGTACTGA